The genomic segment GAGGAGGTGTGGAGTTGCTATGGTTTCCATGACGATTAGGGTCTCCGGAGGGTGGGATGAGCGGCAGAGGTGGTGGTCCACCGTGTGGCCCACTGTAGCGGTCAAAACGGTCGGTCTCACTATCAAGCCGCTCACGGCTGCGGCCTCTCTGCTGCTCGACCAGCTTCTTTTTTTCCATGGCTTCCCTCAGAAGGCTGCCATCGTATGCATCCCAGCCTCCACGACCACGATCACGCTCCAGATCCATCAGGTCATCACGACTATGGCTACGCCGGCCCTGAAAACCGGCCCCATGGGATGAGTCTCTACGCTGCGGACGAGCATCATGAGAGTAATCACGACGCCGATGATCATCAAAGACACGGTCGTATCCTCGTCCACTGCTGCTCCACTCCTCATCCGATCTGGACAGAGAAAAGTCATGGGTCAAGAAGGACTGTCAAGTTAATGCATTCATTTAGCATGATTCAAAACGATTCAGTCACTTACCCTCTTCTGCCATCTCGGCATGCTGGCGCATAGTCATCTCTATCTTCGTAATTGTGGCTGTTATCATCAAAATTTTCTGTGGCGTATTCATGTCCTCGATAGTCAGGTCCCCGTCTGGGCTCATCCCGTCGGATGTGCCGAGAGCTCACATTACTCATACCATCCACTGTTGGATAGATGGGAAAAGATTAAAAAGGTTGTAATATATTGAACACCAACAAACCATCCCCCAACCTTGGAAAAACAGAGAATCTACAGGAAACAAAGTTTAAACAGAGTTTGTTTCCTTTAGATTGCCTATggactttaacacacacacaggtagGACATGTTTGTGAATCCCTAATCCTGTCAAAAATGGGTTGATTTAAATGTTCAGGAAACTGTAGAGAATCTTGATCCAGGGCCATGTTCTACACAAGCCAACACTTTGTTATAACCCAACCCTCAGAGTGAAAGATAGTGCCCATCTCCAAACTCACGATGACTGTATCTGCCTGGAGTGTTCACTGGGCGACTGGGGTCGAGGTTGGCCAGATCTTGCTCCATATAGTAATGCACCTGAGTTGGGTTTCCATCTTGGTCGGCCTGAACACGGTATCCACTACGGTCTGAAAAACAACACCAACATTAGCTGTGAATCAGAAGGCTTCAAAGGGATGAAGTCACTTAAAATGTTATAGATGGATCGATATAGTGACGTAGTGAAGATCACTTACTTCCTGCACCATTGTGGTGTTGCAGGAGCGGCGTTTGAGATTGGAGCAGGACAAACAAATGATCAAACAATTACACTTATTGAAGTAAAGAGTGTTGTCAAACTGCagtttttttaaggaaaatagAGGATGAGTCTACCTGAGTTGGCTCTGTCAAAGTCTTTGCCATAGCCATTGAAGGGAGGACCAGCGACACCCACCTGCATAGGGAGCAGGGGTATGCCCGGCGCAGCTCCACCAACTCCAAAAGTTGGCTGGCCATGCATGCTTTGGGCATAGACGGTGTGTGCATACTGACTGGGGATGCCAGACTTTGACATTTTACCAGCCTCATACACTGGGAAGAAGTtaatttaacatgttaatttagcacaactaataatttaaagcaacaatgtcaaattaaattcATTGCTTTTCTTTGCAAATATTCATACAGGCATTTTTTTacaattcattttattaattcattatatcatgtaattaattactgtAGATTATACATTGTTAATCAACTGAAAGCCctaataaaaacaattcacacaaaaaaaaaaacattttaccacGTTCAGAGTTATcgttaactatatatatatatatatatatatatatatatatatatatatatatatatatatatataaaaactattgAAAAGTTTTGTTAAagcggaaataaaataaaatataaatattagatgaaaaacaaactaaagaaaaAGGCGAAAGTTTACTACaaactggaaataaaaactaaaactgaactaaagcaaaaactaaaataaaccttCACAATAATCATAATAGTAAAAATTAAGCAAATagcaaaattactaaatatttaactaaaatttaaactgaaaaataaagaataaaatagaatttaaataatatgaaaataacacGGATGCGTattaatcatcggccgatatatatcgtgcacccctatttttattgccattttatttagtttgatcTTCCTAAACAGGGCATTTCTGGCTAAAGGGGAAGTGGAAGTGAAAGTGGTGTGGACTCACATGCGCGGGGACAGCAGCAGCGCTCCGAGCAGCAGGGGCAGCTAACATAACAGCAGCAGGTGTGAGGGCAACACTGACACCAGCAGATACCAATCAGGAACAACAACAGGAGGAATCCCAGGGCCACCAACACCACTAACAACCAGTCTGGAGAAcgagaagaggaaaaaataattaaacatttggaGGAAAGAGTCAAATCTCTTGCATCAGATACTAAACAAGAAATGAAGGCATTAAAcagaaaatactaaaaataaaaatgtgtaaatgcaATACTGGCTTAATTTCTGTTTCATGAGATTTTATTTCGATCTCATAGCTTATTTTAGTACTTTTCCCCCATCCCTGATGTTAAATGTCATGAGATGTGTGCATTCATCTAAATGTGTCTGTCAGTTCTGcaatcaaaaattaaaaaaagaaaaagaaaaaaaaaaagtatatgacaCACATAAAGAAAAACCAGCCGAACAGGTTTTGCCTCACAACACTCTGCCAGGGCTCGATTCCAGCATGCACCACAACAacatacatacacagacacagCATGAATCATGTGCAAACGCAGATCTTAGAATCTATTCCACGATCTTGATGGAGGAAgcaaaccatcaaaataaaatccaATACTTCTCCAATTTGTTCAGTTAGAATATCCATAAAAATCTCAACCAAATTATAGGATTATGCAAATCTAGCCAAGTATGCAATAATAAATAGTCAGTTGGCTAACTGCAAATTGCCCTTCTTTTTAACGACTgcgtacaaaataaataaataaatggatctTTAATATTGTTTTGAGCAGAAATTGGTTTATTATGTGAGAAGTAGGAGGTTGTGGAGTGATGATAGAGATATGAAACTAGATATGAAACTGTTGTCTCAGGCATTATGCAAAGATATTTAACCACAGAATGCTGCCAATAGGAATCAAGCATTCAAATAAGATGCTTAACAATTAGCACCTGATCTCATTCGGTGTACACAACATACTTAATttgacacaaataaaaacaaggcTGTAGGTGACAGAAGTACATTTCATTCAATATGTTGTAAAAtctcattttcagtgttttatcTGCTTGAGGCTAATCCGTGATTTATAATGGGAGTGGATGGAAACCCAAAATTTAAAGTCCATAAAAATGGCAACcatccattataaaataattccaCATGGCTCTGCGATGCgtatgtgtaagaaaaatatagaaatttgaaACTGTAATCGCTAGCTTCCGCTAAATGTTGTACATGCGTTCAGGAGAGAGTGGCGTCCTGTGGATAATGTAGATAATCCggtgagaatatgctagtctcgcgagaaacaagtttatttacagcaaaggaaaacaAGTGTCCTCTTGgcttaacatttttctttacaaatcctcgttttgtaccAAATCatgaccagtgttttgttttgctctctcctctgcACTTCCATGTTTGTCACTTCCGCATTTATCACCGTGTTTTCTACGTCCTATGTCATCCGCTGGACACCACTCTCTCGTGAACGAATGTACAACATTTAGCGGGAGCTAGAGATTAAGCTATatataaagttgtaaatatggatatttttcttacaacaaACACATCACgttgcttcagaaggcctttattaaccccctgcAGCTGTTTGGACTTCTTATATAATGGATGGGTGCAATTTTTTGGATTTAAAATTTTGGGCTTCCATCCACTCCCATTATAAAGCATGGATTAGCCtggacattatttaatataactctgccTATATTTAtcttaaagaagaaagtcaaatagACCTTAAAATCATGGGGTAAATTTCATTATtcagtgaactatctctttaagggaCACAATTACACAACATTTTGAACATACTGTTCTTCCATCCCATTAAAACCttgtttatgaaaaatatatatatatattcacacacacacacacacacacaaagacaaccaggcaaaagtttaggatcagaatgaattttaatattttaaaatagtttcttatgcttatcaaggctgcattttttatttgatcaaaaatacaggaaaaaaatttatattgtgaaatattatcatgaTGTAATATAGCgtttttcaattttattatacattaaaatcGAATTcattccagtgatgcaaagctgaattttcagcatcattattccagtcttcagtatcacatgatccttcagaaatcattctaatatcctgatttattatcagtgctggaaactgttgggctgcttcatatttttttggaACATGTGATACTTTCTTTCAGGAAtgtttgatgaaaaaaaagaaaagaagagcatttatttaaaagaaaaatattttctaacaatatacaccacagttaaaaagtttgtgaccagtaatttttttttttttttttttttttttgaaattacaattttatttgattattactgtttttttattattatttttttttaatcaaataaatgcagctttgatgagcataagagtctTTGTTAAAAACTTAACCAGACCTCTAGAAAGAAGCACTTATTCTACCTTCCATGACCAGTAAATTGATGCCAGGCAGCAGGTCTGTAGTATTTGACTTTCTCTCTGTGAAAAAAAGACAAAGCCATAATTACTGAAAAAGGCCATACAGTATCAGcccaaaaagagagaaaaaa from the Carassius gibelio isolate Cgi1373 ecotype wild population from Czech Republic chromosome A15, carGib1.2-hapl.c, whole genome shotgun sequence genome contains:
- the LOC128028615 gene encoding lipolysis-stimulated lipoprotein receptor-like isoform X2; translated protein: MSQDKVFFTLLLFTGCTTAVNVVCPYPRYVVILFQPVTLRCDFSTTGQSQPVISWKYKSHCRDPIQAALNPSSVDNVIAQSNPSYDPNRECSDSTRTVHIVASKQMEVTLGSAYQGRQISITNNADLNIAQTAWGDSGVYVCSVVSSQDLSGNGECYTELIVLERKSNTTDLLPGINLLVMEDWLLVVLVALGFLLLLFLIGICWCQCCPHTCCCYVSCPCCSERCCCPRAYRSGYRVQADQDGNPTQVHYYMEQDLANLDPSRPVNTPGRYSHLDGMSNVSSRHIRRDEPRRGPDYRGHEYATENFDDNSHNYEDRDDYAPACRDGRRGSDEEWSSSGRGYDRVFDDHRRRDYSHDARPQRRDSSHGAGFQGRRSHSRDDLMDLERDRGRGGWDAYDGSLLREAMEKKKLVEQQRGRSRERLDSETDRFDRYSGPHGGPPPLPLIPPSGDPNRHGNHSNSTPPPPPYTEDSDSLPSSKKSKLKKNGAVSRESMVV
- the LOC128028615 gene encoding lipolysis-stimulated lipoprotein receptor-like isoform X1 gives rise to the protein MSQDKVFFTLLLFTGCTTAVNVVCPYPRYVVILFQPVTLRCDFSTTGQSQPVISWKYKSHCRDPIQAALNPSSVDNVIAQSNPSYDPNRECSDSTRTVHIVASKQMEVTLGSAYQGRQISITNNADLNIAQTAWGDSGVYVCSVVSSQDLSGNGECYTELIVLERKSNTTDLLPGINLLVMEDWLLVVLVALGFLLLLFLIGICWCQCCPHTCCCYVSCPCCSERCCCPRALYEAGKMSKSGIPSQYAHTVYAQSMHGQPTFGVGGAAPGIPLLPMQVGVAGPPFNGYGKDFDRANSDRSGYRVQADQDGNPTQVHYYMEQDLANLDPSRPVNTPGRYSHLDGMSNVSSRHIRRDEPRRGPDYRGHEYATENFDDNSHNYEDRDDYAPACRDGRRGSDEEWSSSGRGYDRVFDDHRRRDYSHDARPQRRDSSHGAGFQGRRSHSRDDLMDLERDRGRGGWDAYDGSLLREAMEKKKLVEQQRGRSRERLDSETDRFDRYSGPHGGPPPLPLIPPSGDPNRHGNHSNSTPPPPPYTEDSDSLPSSKKSKLKKNGAVSRESMVV